One Triticum dicoccoides isolate Atlit2015 ecotype Zavitan chromosome 4B, WEW_v2.0, whole genome shotgun sequence genomic window carries:
- the LOC119291854 gene encoding uncharacterized protein LOC119291854, translating to MAPRTASREGNSGGGGVRQYNRSKVPRLRWTSALHRCFVHAIHSLGGHDRATPKRVLQVMGVGGLTISHVKSHLQMYRNMRNDLGMQGMQQAVQQSGQKEHEHPTGGGIEVCTDDDDEEYHVPGFDSPKPRKGSTTLPLHPQLKRRAGASETGTREEASASPTSLLRVQRGGGICVGRDMASPSSHAPAAVGGHYYVRMDMMQAHAVLQAPPMAAARLGEPRPSMPLGIKQKQKQRREPWMPTARLHRGGDGELAASTLKFLGFLVAPGRHPPRARAACCDGYPIEVSTPPNRPAAYMASHTDGVRPCRLEPPGNVVDAGVTNLTLASERDGGCSLSLSLALALCPAGGGGAESSLLSSSTASSLSSSGSRISLDLSLSTLDS from the exons ATGGCGCCTAGAACAGCCAGCAGGGAAgggaactccggcggcggcggggtgaggCAGTACAACCGGTCCAAGGTGCCGCGCCTCCGGTGGACGAGCGCCCTGCACCGCTGCTTCGTCCACGCCATCCACAGCCTCGGAGGCCACGACA GGGCGACGCCGAAGCGGGTGCTGCAGGTGATGGGGGTTGGAGGGCTCACCATTTCGCATGTCAAAAGCCATCTGCAG ATGTACAGGAACATGAGGAATGATCTTGGAATGCAAG GGATGCAGCAAGCAGTGCAACAGTCGGGCCAGAAGGAGCACGAACACCCAACAGGAGGAGGCATAGAAGTCTgcaccgatgatgatgatgaggagtaccATGTCCCCGGCTTCGACTCGCCAAAGCCTAGAAAGGGGTCGACGACGCTGCCGCTCCACCCGCAACTAAAAAG GAGGGCAGGGGCATCTGAGACGGGGACAAGGGAGGAGGCGAGCGCGAGCCCCACGAGCCTGTTGAGAGTGCAAAGAGGAGGAGGAATATGCGTGGGTAGGGACATGGCGTCGCCGTCCAGCCACGCACCGGCGGCAGTAGGTGGCCACTACTACGTGCGTATGGATATGATGCAGGCGCATGCCGTGCTTCAAGCGCCACCCATGGCCGCGGCTCGCTTGGGGGAGCCCCGCCCTTCGATGCCGCTTGGaataaagcagaagcagaagcagcggcGAGAGCCCTGGATGCCTACAGCAAGGTTGCACCGCGGCGGCGATGGCGAACTCGCCGCCTCCACGCTCAAATTCTTGGGGTTCCTGGTGGCTCcggggcgtcatcctccccgtgccCGTGCTGCCTGCTGCGATGGCTACCCTATTGAG GTCAGCACGCCTCCTAACCGCCCCGCCGCATACATGGCCAGCCACACCGACGGTGTCCGTCCGTGCAGACTCGAGCCGCCAGGCAACGTCGTCGACGCCGGAGTCACGAATCTGACTCTGGCCAGCGAACGCGACGGTGGCTGCTCGCTGTCGCTGTCGCTAGCGCTGGCCCTGTGCCcggccgggggcggcggcgccgagAGCAGCCTGCTCTCGTCGTCGACAGCGTCGTCGTTGTCTTCGTCGGGGAGTCGGATCAGTCTCGACCTGTCGCTGTCCACGCTCGACTCGTAG